The following are encoded together in the Bacillus sp. V2I10 genome:
- a CDS encoding heterocycloanthracin/sonorensin family bacteriocin produces the protein MNNFQNELQSLNVGDFQANEATYWDQNQSYMNQDRQFGFFFSCFNCFNCFNCFRCFNCFRCFNCFRCSNCFRCGGNCGGRCGGRCGGRCGGR, from the coding sequence ATGAATAATTTCCAAAATGAACTTCAATCGTTGAATGTTGGTGATTTCCAGGCGAACGAGGCTACTTATTGGGATCAAAACCAATCTTATATGAATCAAGATCGACAATTTGGATTCTTTTTTAGCTGCTTTAATTGTTTTAACTGTTTTAATTGTTTTCGCTGCTTTAATTGTTTTCGCTGCTTTAATTGTTTTCGCTGCTCTAATTGCTTTAGATGCGGTGGAAATTGCGGTGGTCGCTGCGGCGGTCGCTGCGGTGGTCGCTGCGGCGGTCGATAA
- a CDS encoding YjiH family protein, whose protein sequence is MYSISNITKFIGFSLIGIFMFFIPISINGVSSISLDHMTTWIKQSFPSFVPIYVLIVILLGAIYPFAVKSWKKDKVSMVFSFLKVLGVFVAFMIVFKIGPAWLMAPNMGPFLFEKLVIPVGLVVPIGSVFLALLVGYGLLEFIGVLVQPIMRPIWKTPGRSAVDAVASFVGSYSIGLLITNRVFKEGKYTIKEAAIIATGFSTVSATFMIVIAKTLGIMDKWNLYFWVSLVVTFLVTAITVHIYPLSKMSDDYYTEKGEPEEVIKEKFLQNAWKSAMEAAENSLSIWRNIWENLKDGFIMTMSILPSILSVGLIGLILAEFTPVFDWIGYIFYPITWALQIPEPLLAAKASAIEIAEMFLPALLVVDAPLVTKFIIAVVSVSSILFFSATIPCILSTEIPISIPKLLLIWLERTILTLILVTPLAYLLL, encoded by the coding sequence ATGTACTCTATCTCCAATATAACGAAATTTATTGGATTTAGTTTGATTGGTATCTTTATGTTCTTTATTCCGATTTCCATAAATGGGGTTTCTTCGATCTCACTTGATCATATGACGACATGGATCAAGCAATCGTTCCCTTCCTTTGTTCCGATCTATGTGCTTATTGTTATTTTACTTGGTGCAATTTATCCGTTTGCAGTAAAGAGCTGGAAGAAAGATAAAGTTAGTATGGTTTTTTCTTTCTTGAAGGTATTGGGGGTCTTTGTTGCTTTTATGATTGTTTTTAAAATCGGTCCTGCATGGTTGATGGCACCGAACATGGGACCCTTCCTGTTTGAAAAGCTGGTCATACCGGTAGGGCTTGTTGTCCCTATTGGTTCTGTATTTTTAGCATTGCTCGTAGGGTATGGCTTGCTCGAATTTATTGGTGTACTCGTGCAGCCAATCATGCGTCCAATCTGGAAAACACCTGGCCGTTCCGCGGTGGATGCTGTAGCTTCCTTTGTTGGAAGCTATTCAATTGGTCTGCTGATTACAAACCGTGTATTTAAAGAAGGCAAGTATACAATTAAGGAAGCGGCTATTATCGCGACTGGATTTTCTACTGTTTCTGCAACATTCATGATTGTTATTGCAAAAACGCTTGGGATTATGGATAAGTGGAATCTTTATTTCTGGGTATCGCTTGTTGTCACCTTCCTTGTTACTGCTATTACAGTGCATATATATCCCCTTAGTAAAATGAGTGATGATTATTACACTGAAAAAGGAGAACCTGAAGAAGTTATTAAAGAAAAGTTTCTGCAAAATGCCTGGAAAAGTGCTATGGAAGCTGCGGAAAACTCGTTGAGCATTTGGAGAAATATATGGGAGAACTTAAAAGACGGATTTATTATGACAATGAGTATTTTGCCGTCTATACTGTCAGTTGGACTAATTGGCTTGATTCTGGCGGAGTTCACACCAGTTTTTGATTGGATTGGTTATATATTTTATCCGATTACATGGGCTTTGCAGATACCTGAGCCACTGTTGGCTGCGAAAGCTTCAGCGATTGAAATCGCTGAGATGTTCTTGCCAGCTCTTCTAGTAGTAGATGCCCCTTTAGTGACGAAGTTCATCATTGCTGTTGTATCCGTTTCTTCCATTTTGTTTTTCTCAGCCACTATTCCTTGTATTCTTTCGACTGAGATTCCAATTAGCATACCAAAGCTTCTTCTTATCTGGCTGGAACGCACAATTTTAACTTTAATCTTAGTAACCCCTCTTGCTTATTTATTGCTCTAA
- the hutH gene encoding histidine ammonia-lyase yields the protein MIKTQNRVTITEEDFTIEELISVARYNLPLELSESIKQKIKQGRALVDGFVAENRVIYGITTGVGENSKIRISVSESRELQKKLIMSHACGMGDPLEKEVVRAIMVMMIKNFSHGYSGVRLETVERLVEMVNKEVIPFVPREGSLGYLNHQAHISLVLLGIGEAYYQGILVDGETALKKALIRPIELHEKEGLSLINGTVDMTAIGALAVYDAIHVLKAADIVSMISFEALKGTYYAFDPKISQVKRHPGQRKTTDNIHKLIENSEIAERFKDYRLQDALSIRSIPQVHGACKDNVDYVRTVVEREMNSATDNPLVFNDQDGARAISSSNCHGEAVALALDFLAISLSELANISERRIFRLVSPEYSGLPPFLIEQSGLNSGFMIPQYIAAALVSNNKVFSHPSSVDSISTSGGQEDHVSMGTSAALKALKVIANTEKVIGIEWMCSCQGIEFLKPLQPGAGTKAACDLFRKYVPRLEEDRILYKDMRKAEELIHSAEIVKHVEDKIGPLQV from the coding sequence ATGATAAAGACACAAAACAGAGTCACAATCACAGAAGAGGATTTTACGATTGAAGAACTCATTTCAGTGGCCAGATATAACTTGCCTTTGGAGCTTTCAGAAAGTATTAAACAAAAAATTAAGCAAGGACGAGCATTAGTCGATGGTTTTGTGGCTGAAAACAGAGTGATTTATGGCATTACGACCGGAGTAGGGGAGAATTCAAAAATTAGAATTTCAGTCTCTGAGTCCAGAGAGCTGCAAAAAAAATTAATTATGAGCCATGCTTGCGGTATGGGAGATCCGTTGGAGAAGGAAGTCGTAAGGGCCATCATGGTCATGATGATTAAAAATTTCTCTCATGGTTATTCTGGAGTAAGACTTGAAACGGTAGAGAGATTAGTAGAGATGGTGAATAAAGAGGTCATACCATTTGTCCCCAGAGAAGGTTCCTTAGGTTACTTAAATCATCAGGCACATATCAGCTTGGTCCTTTTGGGCATAGGTGAAGCCTATTATCAAGGCATACTGGTGGATGGCGAAACAGCTTTAAAAAAGGCTTTAATCAGGCCAATTGAACTGCATGAAAAGGAAGGTCTTTCTTTGATTAACGGCACGGTAGATATGACCGCAATTGGCGCTCTGGCAGTTTATGATGCTATTCATGTTCTTAAGGCAGCAGACATTGTATCGATGATCAGTTTTGAGGCATTGAAAGGAACATACTATGCCTTTGATCCAAAAATTAGTCAAGTAAAACGTCATCCTGGACAAAGAAAGACAACTGATAATATTCATAAGCTGATAGAAAACAGTGAGATCGCTGAAAGATTTAAAGATTATCGCCTCCAAGATGCTCTTAGTATAAGGTCCATTCCACAAGTTCATGGAGCTTGTAAAGACAATGTTGATTACGTACGGACAGTAGTAGAGAGAGAAATGAATTCAGCCACAGATAATCCGTTGGTGTTTAATGATCAAGATGGTGCAAGAGCGATATCCTCTTCCAATTGTCATGGGGAAGCGGTAGCCTTAGCCTTAGACTTTCTGGCAATCTCTTTATCGGAATTGGCGAATATTTCAGAGCGAAGAATCTTTAGACTCGTCTCTCCTGAATATAGCGGGCTGCCGCCTTTTTTGATCGAGCAAAGCGGGCTTAACTCGGGTTTTATGATTCCGCAATATATTGCGGCGGCATTGGTTTCTAACAATAAGGTTTTTTCACATCCGTCGTCTGTGGATTCCATTTCGACATCGGGGGGACAGGAAGACCATGTAAGCATGGGAACATCGGCGGCTTTAAAGGCGCTGAAAGTAATCGCTAATACAGAAAAAGTGATTGGAATCGAATGGATGTGCAGCTGCCAGGGAATTGAATTCCTTAAGCCGTTGCAGCCTGGGGCAGGAACAAAAGCAGCCTGCGATTTGTTCAGGAAATATGTCCCGCGCCTTGAGGAGGACAGAATTTTATATAAAGACATGCGTAAAGCTGAGGAGCTTATTCATTCAGCAGAAATTGTAAAACACGTAGAGGATAAAATCGGTCCTTTACAGGTTTAA